Proteins from a genomic interval of Arachis hypogaea cultivar Tifrunner chromosome 10, arahy.Tifrunner.gnm2.J5K5, whole genome shotgun sequence:
- the LOC112716287 gene encoding phosphoserine phosphatase, chloroplastic translates to MEGLVSSGINPVCVFCCKKHQSLFVPSSTLHLKKRNNIASGIGVEIVKHSSPMVVVAAASSVGGAKVGHFENTIPSKETLDLWRKCSAVCFDVDSTVCLDEGIDELAEFCGAGKAVAEWTARAMGGSVPFEEALAARLKLFNPSISQVQNFLEQRPPRLSPGIQELVQKLKANHMDVYLISGGFRQMINPVASILGIPKENIFANQLLFGSSGEFLGFDANEPTSRSGGKATAVQQLRKAHGYKALAMIGDGATDLEARRPGGADLFICYAGVQLREAVATKADWLVFNFEDLINSLE, encoded by the exons CGACGCTGCATCTGAAGAAGAGGAACAACATTGCCTCTGGGATTGGTGTTGAGATCGTGAAGCATTCTTCGCCAATGGTTGTTGTAGCTGCTGCTTCCTCTGTTGGTGGAGCTAAAGTGGGCCATTTTGAGAACACTATTCCTTCCAAAG AAACTCTTGATCTTTGGAGAAAGTGTAGTGCTGTGTGCTTTGATGTCGATAGCACCGTCTGCTTGGATGAAGGTATTGACGAGCTTGCTGAGTTCTGTGGTGCTGGAAAGGCCGTTGCTGAATGGACTGCTAG AGCTATGGGGGGTTCTGTCCCTTTTGAGGAAGCCTTGGCTGCTAGACTGAAATTGTTCAATCCCTCTATATCTCAGGTTCAGAATTTTCTTGAGCAAAGGCCCCCACG GCTTTCCCCTGGCATTCAAGAATTAGTCCAGAAGCTGAAGGCCAATCACATGGATGTATATTTGATATCTGGAGGCTTTCGTCAAATGATCAAT CCTGTTGCATCGATTCTCGGGATACCAAAAGAGAACATTTTTGCCAATCAACTACTTTTTGGAAGCTCTGGAGAGTTTCTGGGTTTTGATGCAAATGAACCTACTTCAAGAAGTGGTGGCAAAGCTACTGCAGTACAACAACTGAGGAAG GCTCATGGATACAAGGCATTAGCTATGATTGGGGATGGTGCAACTGATCTTGAG GCTCGTAGACCAGGTGGCGCTGACTTGTTCATTTGCTATGCCGGTGTTCAACTTCGAGAAGCTGTTGCTACAAAAGCTGATTGGCTGGTTTTCAATTTTGAAGACCTCATCAATTCGCTAGAGtaa